One window of Myxocyprinus asiaticus isolate MX2 ecotype Aquarium Trade chromosome 6, UBuf_Myxa_2, whole genome shotgun sequence genomic DNA carries:
- the ftr87 gene encoding tripartite motif-containing protein 16 isoform X2, protein MADTNISVDKDQFCCSVCLEVLWEPVTIPCGHSYCMECIKGYWRKCELKEEYSCPQCRRTFSPRPALSRNTMLADIVEKLRRTGVQDVLQSHIKDVDCDVCTGRKHRAVKFCVKCQTLYCEIHLKPHNERNRGRMHQLIEVTKQSQKRICSRHNKLRGVYCRTDQQCICSSCLKDGHKGHSVVSIMEERTDKQKHLEEVWRKSKQRCKEREKELRDIVKYIKNYKNLCAPPEVGGQPSIDVHPYFSLLILRKALTELKERVTDICDRESARISEMVDEEHNQSSENISSLPVNSETARGISPQTEPMTRGDFLQYCRDLTLDPNTANSFIRLSGDHREVTTELEPQSYSDHPERFSSWAQVLCTEGLSGRCYWEVEWGGSGGVSIGVSYKGIPRTGGNTDRKLGCNSKSWSLDFSDSLCLFRHDKSRIEIHTPMPNRIGVYLDHRAGTLAFYSVSLADDSMTLLHQEQTTFAQPLYPGFWVGLGSTLKLCQTFSFSA, encoded by the exons ATGGCTGACACAAATATCTCTGTGGACAAGGACCAATTCTGTTGCTCGGTGTGCTTGGAAGTGCTGTGGGAGCCGGTCACTATTCCCTGTGGTCACAGTTATTGCATGGAGTGTATTAAAGGTTACTGGAGGAAATGTGAGTTAAAAGAAGAGTACAGCTGCCCTCAGTGTCGAAGAACATTTAGTCCCAGACCTGCACTGTCCAGAAACACCATGCTGGCTgatattgtggaaaaactgaggaGAACTGGAGTTCAAGATGTTCTTCAGAGTCATATTAAGGATGTGGACTGTGATGTTTGTACTGGGAGGAAGCATAGAGCTGTGAagttttgtgtaaaatgtcaGACATTATACTGTGAAATTCACTTAAAACCTCACAACGAAAGAAATCGAGGAAGGATGCATCAGCTTATTGAAGTTACAAAGCAATCGCAGAAGAGAATTTGTTCACGGCACAATAAACTGCGGGGGGTTTACTGTCGCACTGACCAACAGTGCATTTGTAGTTCATGCCTAAAGGATGGGCACAAGGGACACAGCGTAGTATCAATTATGGAGGAAAGGACTGACAAACAG aaaCACTTAGAGGAAGTGTGGAGAAAGTCAAAGCAGAGGTGTAAGGAGAGAGAAAAGGAACTCCGAGACATTGTAAAATACATCAAG AACTATAAAAATCTGTGTGCTCCTCCTGAAGTCGGGGGTCAGCCCAGCATTGACGTCCATCCATACTTCTCTTTGCTGATATTGAGGAAGGCTCTCACAGAGCTAAAAGAGAGAGTTACTGACATTTGTGACAGAGAATCAGCAAGAATATCAGAAATGG ttgatgaagagcacaATCAGTCATCTGAAAATATCTCGAGTTTACCAGTGAACTCTGAAACAG CACGAGGAATATCACCACAAACTGAGCCGATGACTAGAGGAGATTTCTTACAAT ATTGCCGTGATCTGACGTTAGACCCAAACACTGCCAACTCTTTCATCCGTCTCTCTGGAGACCATCGAGAGGTCACAACAGAACTGGAGCCTCAGTCATACTCTGATCATCCAGAGCGGTTCAGCAGCTGGGCTCAGGTCTTGTGCACAGAGGGTCTGTCGGGACGCTGTTACTGGGAGGTGGAGTGGGGAGGCAGTGGGGGAGTTTCCATTGGAGTTTCCTACAAAGGGATTCCAAGGACTGGAGGGAATACGGACAGAAAACTGGGATGCAATTCCAAATCCTGGAGCTTAGATTTCTCAGATTCTCTTTGTTTGTTCAGGCATGATAAGTCTAGAATAGAAATACACACTCCAATGCCAAATAGAATTGGGGTGTATCTTGATCACAGAGCTGGAACTCTGGCTTTCTATAGTGTTTCTTTAGCAGATGATAGTATGACTTTGCTTCATCAAGAGCAGACCACTTTCGCCCAACCCCTCTACCCTGGATTCTGGGTTGGACTTGGCTCCACTTTGAAACTCTGTCAAACTTTCAGTTTCTCAGCttag
- the ftr87 gene encoding tripartite motif-containing protein 16 isoform X1, translating into MADTNISVDKDQFCCSVCLEVLWEPVTIPCGHSYCMECIKGYWRKCELKEEYSCPQCRRTFSPRPALSRNTMLADIVEKLRRTGVQDVLQSHIKDVDCDVCTGRKHRAVKFCVKCQTLYCEIHLKPHNERNRGRMHQLIEVTKQSQKRICSRHNKLRGVYCRTDQQCICSSCLKDGHKGHSVVSIMEERTDKQKHLEEVWRKSKQRCKEREKELRDIVKYIKRSAQVVEDDSEKIFTRLLRSIERKHTEVKELIRGEERTALGQTEKLLEQLNQQITEHKRGEAELEMLSNTEDHINFLQNYKNLCAPPEVGGQPSIDVHPYFSLLILRKALTELKERVTDICDRESARISEMVDEEHNQSSENISSLPVNSETARGISPQTEPMTRGDFLQYCRDLTLDPNTANSFIRLSGDHREVTTELEPQSYSDHPERFSSWAQVLCTEGLSGRCYWEVEWGGSGGVSIGVSYKGIPRTGGNTDRKLGCNSKSWSLDFSDSLCLFRHDKSRIEIHTPMPNRIGVYLDHRAGTLAFYSVSLADDSMTLLHQEQTTFAQPLYPGFWVGLGSTLKLCQTFSFSA; encoded by the exons ATGGCTGACACAAATATCTCTGTGGACAAGGACCAATTCTGTTGCTCGGTGTGCTTGGAAGTGCTGTGGGAGCCGGTCACTATTCCCTGTGGTCACAGTTATTGCATGGAGTGTATTAAAGGTTACTGGAGGAAATGTGAGTTAAAAGAAGAGTACAGCTGCCCTCAGTGTCGAAGAACATTTAGTCCCAGACCTGCACTGTCCAGAAACACCATGCTGGCTgatattgtggaaaaactgaggaGAACTGGAGTTCAAGATGTTCTTCAGAGTCATATTAAGGATGTGGACTGTGATGTTTGTACTGGGAGGAAGCATAGAGCTGTGAagttttgtgtaaaatgtcaGACATTATACTGTGAAATTCACTTAAAACCTCACAACGAAAGAAATCGAGGAAGGATGCATCAGCTTATTGAAGTTACAAAGCAATCGCAGAAGAGAATTTGTTCACGGCACAATAAACTGCGGGGGGTTTACTGTCGCACTGACCAACAGTGCATTTGTAGTTCATGCCTAAAGGATGGGCACAAGGGACACAGCGTAGTATCAATTATGGAGGAAAGGACTGACAAACAG aaaCACTTAGAGGAAGTGTGGAGAAAGTCAAAGCAGAGGTGTAAGGAGAGAGAAAAGGAACTCCGAGACATTGTAAAATACATCAAG CGTTCTGCACAAGTGGTTGAGGACGACAGTGAAAAGATCTtcaccagactgttgcgctccatCGAAAGGAAGCACACTGAGGTGAAAGAGCTGATCAGAGGTGAGGAGAGGACAGCTCTAGGCCAGACGGAGAAGCTTCTAGAACAACTGAATCAACAGATAACTGAACATAAAAGAGGAGAGGCTGAGCTAGAGATGCTTTCAAACACAGAGGACCATATCAATTTCCTACAG AACTATAAAAATCTGTGTGCTCCTCCTGAAGTCGGGGGTCAGCCCAGCATTGACGTCCATCCATACTTCTCTTTGCTGATATTGAGGAAGGCTCTCACAGAGCTAAAAGAGAGAGTTACTGACATTTGTGACAGAGAATCAGCAAGAATATCAGAAATGG ttgatgaagagcacaATCAGTCATCTGAAAATATCTCGAGTTTACCAGTGAACTCTGAAACAG CACGAGGAATATCACCACAAACTGAGCCGATGACTAGAGGAGATTTCTTACAAT ATTGCCGTGATCTGACGTTAGACCCAAACACTGCCAACTCTTTCATCCGTCTCTCTGGAGACCATCGAGAGGTCACAACAGAACTGGAGCCTCAGTCATACTCTGATCATCCAGAGCGGTTCAGCAGCTGGGCTCAGGTCTTGTGCACAGAGGGTCTGTCGGGACGCTGTTACTGGGAGGTGGAGTGGGGAGGCAGTGGGGGAGTTTCCATTGGAGTTTCCTACAAAGGGATTCCAAGGACTGGAGGGAATACGGACAGAAAACTGGGATGCAATTCCAAATCCTGGAGCTTAGATTTCTCAGATTCTCTTTGTTTGTTCAGGCATGATAAGTCTAGAATAGAAATACACACTCCAATGCCAAATAGAATTGGGGTGTATCTTGATCACAGAGCTGGAACTCTGGCTTTCTATAGTGTTTCTTTAGCAGATGATAGTATGACTTTGCTTCATCAAGAGCAGACCACTTTCGCCCAACCCCTCTACCCTGGATTCTGGGTTGGACTTGGCTCCACTTTGAAACTCTGTCAAACTTTCAGTTTCTCAGCttag